CTCTCAAGTTCAGGCGCGACAGCTCCAGCCTCACTTCCTTTGGCGACTGGTCCGACGAGGATGATCTGTTCGGGCCTCAGCCGGCCAGGCGGACGGTGGCGCTGGTGAGTACGGAGGCCCAGTTGggacacacagtcatgcagatGGGCCCCTCCCTGCCCGGCTCTGTGGAGATGGACAGCTTGTTTGAGAACATGGCCTTGTCTGCCCTGCAGCCTCTGCAGCCTCTGGGGCTGGGCCTCGGCCTCCCGGCCGTGGACAAGGGCCGGAACCCCGGGGGCCTCTCAGACGGCCTCGGCCCCACCACGCATCTCAGCTTCAGCTGCCCCCACTCCGAGCTGTTCAGCCTGCCCTCGGACTGGAGGACggcccccctgctgccctcccgtCTGCTGGGGCTCAGGCCCCTGTTTCCGGAGGACTGGTTCAGGTTCGCGCTGGGCCGCTTCGGCCTACTACTGCAGGGCGAGGCCTCGGAGGACATGACCAAGGCCCTGAAGGAGGACGAGGGACTGCGGGAGCTTCATGCGCAGGTGGCCTTGTCCTGCCTCATTTCCCTGGGAGCAGAATCCTCCTTCACCAGCCCCAGCTACGTCTACAGGCTCTACTGCGGAGACGTGCCCTGGACGGAGGGGCTGGACTGGCTGTCCAGTAGTAAAGAACTCTACCAGCTTGCACTAAAGGCTTTCAGGTAATGATATGAAGCCGAGAgtaatataaaacacacacagacacacagtgctttGTATTTGTTGTGGGAATCTTCAGGATTCAGTGCTTTAGTTTCACCTCAAGTGTCACCGTGGTGCTTCTGTCTGCAGGTTCAGTTTTAAGCTGCTGTTCGACCAGGCCAGTCTGGGGCCCATGGAGGGCCCGGAGGAGCTGTTCAGCACCCTGGAGGAGTACGAGAGGGACTGGTACATCGGCCTGGTGGCAGAGCGAGGTTGGCAGGACAGCATCCTGCAGGAGAAGCCCTTCCTCTTTTCACTGGGCCATGACCTCACCATGGTAACCAAACAAGCACACCCTTACTCCTGTGTCGGTCTTATCAAAGAGTTGGTTAGCCACCATGGTAACCAGTCCACCACACAGCTAtggtaacacgcacacacacaaacaaactcacacAATTAACCTTTCACATAGTTGATCTCCTCGTGATATTTGATCTCCTATCATGATGATGCAGTGAAAgcttctttttttgtgtgtgtgtgtgaaagagacgtTTGACCCTGGTTGTTCTCCTGTCCGCAGGGCACGTACACGGGCCGCGTCCTGTccctgcaggagcagctggtGCAGGTGGGGAGCCTGAACGGGGAGGGCGTGCGAGGGCAGTGGGCCAACCTGTCCTGGGAGCTGCTGTACGCCACCAACGACGACGAGGAGCGCTACAGCATCCAGGCCCATCCCATCATGCTGAGGAACCTCACCGTCCAGGCTGCCGACCCGCCCCTGGGGTACCCCATCTACTCCTCCGCCCCCCTGCACCTCCCCTGCCTatgacccccagccccccaccaccacacttcTGGCTCCCTGGGCTCCTTCTCCACACCTGCTTCCCGTCTCCCCAGCCTGGCGATGGGGGGAGAGCCTCCAGAGCAGGACTGGGGCTGCGTCACTAACTCCTACGAGCCATTTGTATGACAGATCAAATCCAAATGCTGGAACCAGAGCACACTACTAAAATGTCAATGATGATTCGTTAAAGTTTGCTAGTTTCTTTGATCCAATCTTTGACATGTGAACATTCAAAAGTACAGGACAAGGGACACGCTTGATTGGAATGATTCGATTTTAATCATCTTACACATGGAGCAGTCACAAAGCTTGCAACACAGATTCAGGTGTTTCCCCCTGCAGGGCAGATGTGTTTTTGTGCGTGCGTCATGTGATCagttcctcccccatctcctcctcagagAAAGCCAAGCTGCACAGTGCTTTCAACTTCATGACTTATTTTGCAGATGTTTTCTTACCAGTGTAGATCTGAAATGTCCCCAAATGCAACAAAAGGGACTACCTGTTTTGTTAGAAAGTGTAAAATTCAAGGATGTGCCTTGGGTTTGTCTTGCAGTATATGTTATGTGGTTAGTACATGTTTGCTATCCTTTGTTTACAGTTAACATGTTTACAGTTGAAGACAGTCAAATGAATTGAATTTGCCATAGTCTCCTGTATATATTGTTGATTTTATATATGTAACTGTATATACATAATAAAATTATTTGAAAGAGACTAGTCATGTCAAAACGATGAGGTACAAATCCAATTTTCAAAACCATGACCGTGCGTTAGATGGGAAGTTGCACAGGCTGTAAGTGCTTCCATTTCAACCCTTCCATCCACTTCTGTCATCCTTTCAAGCTATCCTAAAGACCTTTCCTTTCAGCTTAAAAGCAAGTAGCTGCTGGGGCTATTAACAGACTCCATTTCTAATTCAACAATTATGAATGCAACAAAATATTTTACCTCTTCAAAATGTGCTATTCATGGAGTTTTGACCTTGGGCTTTGTGAAGTAAGCAGAGTCTGCATCCTGGAAAGAAAAGACGTCAAACGTCAGGATTCGTTTAGCACAATAGCCAACACACAGCACTCGGAATACAGTAGCACGCATGTCTAGTCAAGTGAAATTAAGCAATAATAAACCTAATAATGCATTCAGTCTTGTCACCATTGTGTTTCCACTATTGTACTATATTATCTTCATAACCTTGGTCACAGACCAAGGGCAATGACATTCATAaggggctgagcggttagggaatcgctggttcgattcccggccgtgccaaatgacgttgtgtccttgggcaaggcctacttgccttggggagaatgtccctgtacttactgtaggtcgcccccccccccccctcgtgtgCAGCGTAACAGTGTTCCAACACGAGTCTTTCACAGTGCTGAGGGTGACATTGTCTCAATCCTGTGACAGTAAGATGTCTGGCCAGTTGAAATGTGACCTTTCTGAGTGGCCCTCAGCTGTCACTGTCCAGCAGAGGCCAGCAGACCCActggtcagtcagtctgtccgtCAGTGCCGCCGGGCAGCAGTCTTGCTCACTGTCAgacccttaccccccccccccccccccgctctatCAGACAGCAGCAAGGTCAGTACCAGCTGAACCCCCCAGCTGTTAAGAGACAGCTCTAAATAGTGGACTCCACACTCTTCTTTACTCTGATATTTCTAGGCTGTTTTTCAGTTTGCCTCCCCCTGTCCCAGGTCTGGAAAGGCAAGGTCAACCTGCGTCAGCAAGGCCGCGTCGACACAGACATGACAAGAACCATCCTCCAACGAATCCTAGTGAAGGTCTAGTCCTGTCTGTGCCCAGGAGAGTGTCTAACCATGTTGATAAAGGGCAGGTACCTACCAGGCCAGCTTTAAAGTTATCCACCCTCTTCTTGCCCAGGCGGTTTGTGAGGTACCAGGCCAGGGTGGGCATGTACTGCCACACGTAGTACAACAGGAGAAAGGGCTGCTGGGCTATCCACATCTCCTTGATGCCGTTGGCCATGCCCACTAGGATAAGACGCACACATCGACTGGTGGGCATCTTGTGTTGCTGGTCCCCTGCTGCTGTGGACACTGACTGGGGTGACGAAATAAGGAGATCTGATCGACTGAAGCAATCGTGAGTAAAGTGAGAGCTCGATTAACACCTCTAGTGCAATCGGATGTTCTTAGCTGAAAAGAGCGTGACTTCTTCACCCAGCAGAAGGGGCGCAGGACTAATTACCTAGCTTTAACTGCATTCAGTCCATAGCCTACATCAACATTTGAAtctaagtacacacacatgaaatgaTGATAGAGGTATAATAGTATACATTATGCACCCATGAATTAATTTGTTGACATTTCTTCGCAGAATACACAACACAACGCATTCATCTGTGACCAACAAAAAAAGCACAATCTAAAAATCAAAACTTACCTTTTCCAATGTATGTGTGAAAGCGTTCTGGACTACCTGTGACTGAACAGGCCCAGGACACACTGTGCTAATGAGTATCTTTGGGTGGTCAGACAGCTCTGTGCGGAGAGAGTTGAAGAAGCCCTGTGGAAAGCAGGGTAGAAACAAGTTAGGGAATGCATCACTTCAATGGCCACGACGCAGTAAAAAAGCCATAAATTCCAGCCTACAGACATTTGCAGAAAATTGTAAACTGAACCAAACACAAAAATGCTTGTGTGTGGATCAAGTTAGTTTTGTACCCTTTAGTTCTTGTGGGTGGTAAGTGTTATGATGCACAAAGCAGAAAGGGGTTGTTTCTCCTTACCTGTAGAGCATGTTTGCTGGCAGAGTACCCCGTTGACAGTGGTACCCCAATAAGGCCAGCCACACTGCTGATGGTCACGATGCTGCCACTGCCTCTCTGTGTCATGTGGAGCAACACCTGCTTGGTGAGCGACACTGTTCCCAGGAAATTAAGGTCCATCAAGGCCTGGTAAACATCCACACTGGTCTCTACGAACAGGGAACGCTGGCTCCGTCCGCCATTATTAATTAGGATGTCGATCTAAACGAGCATGCAGAGGAGACCATGGGAACAAAGCAAAGAGTTCCGAGGGGAAATTCTCTTTCCGTTGTTTGTAGTCGTCCTTTTGAAAAAGAGGATGTCTGGGTAATTATAAAGCAAACCATGTCGCAACTTAGGCAACATATCGTGCTCACATACCATTGCGTTACATTGTGGTTCCGTTATCTCTGTCATTGGGATTAGGTTGGTAGTAATGTCTATAGAATACAATGTCTTGTCTATCCGATACAAGTAAGACAAAACTATGATGTGAATGCTAAAAAGTGTCCTAGCATACAAATGTCTGGAAATGTACTCAACCCTTTTGTAATTGATATGAGCTAATTCATAATAGGGGTGAAAGAAAGGTTATCGTTAATAACCACGGGATGCTTGCCTTACCCTGCCAAAGTGCTGGAATGCTGCTTTGGTTTTGGCATCATGAGATTCCCTCTCCAACAAATCAAGCGGAAGAACAAGAATATCCTCATCTTGTAAATCGGAACATTCTAGAAGAAAAAATTTAATTCTAAAAAATGGGCGCATATTCTTCACCAGGAGAAATAACCTACATAATGGCATGTGGCAAAAACATAATGTCTATGCAAATAACAGATAGTCGTGGTATGTTGAGTGAAagcattgtttttgtgttttaatttaaaagAATCGAGACAAAATATACAACGTGTTCACAATACATAGGccccaaataaataaaaaactgaaacatTAACTCACTTAAGCAGCCAAGTTTCACCCTATTTAGCTCATCAGTGCGGCGAGCAGAGAGGATCAAGGAAGAGCCACATCCAGCCAGCTGGTACGCCAATTCCTCTCCAATGCCACTTGAGGCTCCGGTAATCCACACCACCAGCCCCTTCAGCTCAGTCTCTACAGGAAATCAAGAGTGCCTATTTCACGCTTATGACATTACACACAAATTAGGCTTTGCGTTTGGTTTTCATGGTAGCCATGTCCTCAATTGACCCCTAAAGGAAACATGACTGAGGTCAAGGATATTTTGCTTATATGCTAAGATTAAAAAGTAAAAAACTCGGAGGAAAGGGTCAGAGAACACTACATAGTCTTGGTGAACCCTACCCTACATACACCTGATGTAATGGATCAGAGTCTACATTTCAGTGAACTCTACCCTACATACAACTGCCTAGAGATTATTATTGTCACTACAACATTTAATATAAAACCAATCAATAATGTTCTAAATTAACCGACTGATCAATAGGATTGTGTGATATGCTCCCTAGTGCTCAGGGGAAATAGTTTGATATTGTTAGTCTATTTGTATTTGCAACTAGCAGACATAGACAGTTCAGTATAGCTGAGGTCAAGAGAATATGGGTTACCTGGTTTACTCCCCATCATGCTCGCCCAAAGCAAAGTAAAGTCAGCATCCGCAAATATAAAGCGCAATCCCTGTATCACCATATAAAGCGATATACCTATGAGTGCGGAAGTCACACACAACTCCATGTTTACCTCTAGCTTTCCCAGTTATTTCGAGAATCAGTGCAACGGGAAACAGTAAAATAACATTAAGTGATATGCCAACACAATTAATATTATAACCTCCGTGATAACGCTTGCGAAATTTCTTTGGCTACTTATACTTTTATTTGTCTTCTTTGACTTGGTGGCTGGTTGGCGGAGTTAATTTTTTCATAATTCTTGCGCAACTTTTGTTGATTTTCCGTTTTACCCGGAACTGAAATGTCACGAGGCGTCACAAACCTCAGGTCATCTATCTCTGAATGCTGGAACTAAGGAGGTTACTAGTACAAGGTTTTACCGAATGAGTTAAAATGGCTAtggttttatttatttcagccccatttattattattaataataataatacatcgAAAACATAGAAAATACTAAGTCGGGATGAATGCATTTAGTAATTTCATTAATACATTTCTTatacatgtaggctactgtagaaTATGGCGTACACAATACATCATATACATTATGTACATTGTCAATCCTGCTTGTATAAAGTGACAGCATCTGCATTTGTTTTTTGACGCAGAATCCCAGAAGATCCGTGCGCCCTGTAAATGTGTGCCAAAGTCATCCTTGTATACATCACAAATATTTATATCTGTAAAACTGAAGCAATTACACATTGTATGTTGTGTGCGTATCCCTGCCATCTGCATCAAATCTGCCCATCGCCAAAGCCCTCGTAGAGATGATGTCATGCTTTTAAGTACGCAACCTGCAACATCCGGGTTCTACTCGAATTCTGTTTGGCTCTCACCAGCTAGCTAGGTGGACGCTGTTAGGCTGTCAAGCTGAAGCTGTCCAGTGAAGGCTGGGGCTAAACGTCTCGGCTTGACAATATTTGGCCATAACAGCTCCGGCCTCAGATTTCAGGGAACAGCCTTTCTAAAACACATAACGTCGCTAGCTTAGATAAAGTAATGCATCCCTGGTTTATCCACAACAGGGAGTTCCGCACTTTCACTGATTGTATGCACTGAGAGTCTGAaagctaaagctagctagctaacgttaagaGCAGCAAACTCCATCCAGTTCGTCGGTGCCTCTTCGACCAGTCTCTGTCGCGTTCACGGCTTCTTTGCTGTTAACTACATCTACAAAACCAACCTTTCCGATTTAGGTAAGTTACAGTGGGTGTGGGAGGATATCTAACATGGGtcgctagctctagctagttaGACACTACTG
The Osmerus mordax isolate fOsmMor3 chromosome 9, fOsmMor3.pri, whole genome shotgun sequence genome window above contains:
- the dhrs7 gene encoding dehydrogenase/reductase SDR family member 7 isoform X3, with translation MVIQGLRFIFADADFTLLWASMMGSKPETELKGLVVWITGASSGIGEELAYQLAGCGSSLILSARRTDELNRVKLGCLKCSDLQDEDILVLPLDLLERESHDAKTKAAFQHFGRIDILINNGGRSQRSLFVETSVDVYQALMDLNFLGTVSLTKQVLLHMTQRGSGSIVTISSVAGLIGVPLSTGYSASKHALQGFFNSLRTELSDHPKILISTVCPGPVQSQVVQNAFTHTLEKSVSTAAGDQQHKMPTSRCVRLILVGMANGIKEMWIAQQPFLLLYYVWQYMPTLAWYLTNRLGKKRVDNFKAGLDADSAYFTKPKVKTP
- the dhrs7 gene encoding dehydrogenase/reductase SDR family member 7 isoform X1 produces the protein MELCVTSALIGISLYMVIQGLRFIFADADFTLLWASMMGSKPETELKGLVVWITGASSGIGEELAYQLAGCGSSLILSARRTDELNRVKLGCLKCSDLQDEDILVLPLDLLERESHDAKTKAAFQHFGRIDILINNGGRSQRSLFVETSVDVYQALMDLNFLGTVSLTKQVLLHMTQRGSGSIVTISSVAGLIGVPLSTGYSASKHALQGFFNSLRTELSDHPKILISTVCPGPVQSQVVQNAFTHTLEKSVSTAAGDQQHKMPTSRCVRLILVGMANGIKEMWIAQQPFLLLYYVWQYMPTLAWYLTNRLGKKRVDNFKAGLDADSAYFTKPKVKTP
- the dhrs7 gene encoding dehydrogenase/reductase SDR family member 7 isoform X2 → MELCVTSALIGISLYMVIQGLRFIFADADFTLLWASMMGSKPETELKGLVVWITGASSGIGEELAYQLAGCGSSLILSARRTDELNRVKLGCLKCSDLQDEDILVLPLDLLERESHDAKTKAAFQHFGRIDILINNGGRSQRSLFVETSVDVYQALMDLNFLGTVSLTKQVLLHMTQRGSGSIVTISSVAGLIGVPLSTGYSASKHALQGFFNSLRTELSDHPKILISTVCPGPVQSQVVQNAFTHTLEKSIRSPYFVTPVSVHSSRGPATQDAHQSMCASYPSGHGQRHQGDVDSPAALSPVVLRVAVHAHPGLVPHKPPGQEEGG